The following are encoded together in the Arcticibacterium luteifluviistationis genome:
- a CDS encoding sulfurtransferase, with product MQKQNIPLVSVKWLATQQDDSKVIIVEAKMKPVKAAEDWESGYKIPGAVMMDINADFSILDTDLPHMMPTEEYFIAAAQNIGINKDSIIVVYDQVGTYGSARAWWMFRAMGHEHVYVLSGGYPAWKEAGFETVKAEWPKVEKGDFEAKTNKSLFYKAEDVLSIIDNKTFQIMDARSQGRFDGTAPEPRAGLRGGHIPNSVCLPFPSVQNGIYMKSEEELKAIFDNYQLENKSLVMTCGSGVTASVIALAAEIAGYKNAAVYDGSWAEWGMPGELPVHTS from the coding sequence ATGCAAAAGCAAAATATTCCTTTAGTAAGTGTAAAATGGCTGGCAACTCAGCAGGATGATTCTAAAGTTATAATAGTAGAAGCTAAAATGAAACCTGTAAAAGCAGCTGAAGATTGGGAGTCTGGTTACAAAATCCCAGGAGCGGTAATGATGGATATCAATGCTGATTTTAGCATTTTAGATACCGACTTACCGCACATGATGCCTACGGAGGAATATTTTATAGCTGCCGCTCAAAATATTGGTATCAATAAAGACTCTATTATTGTGGTTTATGACCAAGTGGGTACTTATGGAAGTGCTAGAGCTTGGTGGATGTTTAGAGCCATGGGGCACGAGCATGTTTATGTCTTAAGTGGAGGGTATCCAGCTTGGAAAGAAGCAGGTTTTGAAACGGTGAAAGCCGAATGGCCAAAAGTGGAGAAGGGAGATTTTGAAGCTAAAACCAATAAAAGCCTGTTTTATAAAGCAGAAGATGTCTTGTCAATTATTGATAATAAGACATTTCAAATAATGGATGCAAGGTCACAAGGACGATTTGATGGAACTGCTCCTGAACCAAGAGCTGGTTTAAGAGGAGGCCATATACCTAATTCCGTTTGTTTGCCTTTCCCTTCGGTTCAAAATGGCATTTACATGAAATCTGAAGAGGAGTTGAAAGCAATCTTTGATAACTATCAATTAGAAAATAAAAGTCTAGTAATGACCTGCGGCTCTGGCGTAACGGCCTCGGTTATTGCTCTAGCAGCCGAAATAGCAGGTTATAAAAACGCCGCAGTTTATGACGGAAGCTGGGCAGAGTGGGGGATGCCAGGGGAATTACCGGTGCATACTTCTTGA